In Populus nigra chromosome 1, ddPopNigr1.1, whole genome shotgun sequence, one genomic interval encodes:
- the LOC133698675 gene encoding non-specific lipid transfer protein GPI-anchored 7 isoform X2 → MASSLKISILAMMVVAFFSSATTLTRAQDQSTSCASKLVPCQAYLSTTTQPPDSCCNSIKEAVANELPCLCKLYNDPNLFQSLGINVTQALLLSQRCGVTTDLTSCSAPAPTPTGSVPGNDGNNGGSRMPLSTGLSGLLVLLVASLLH, encoded by the exons ATGGCTTCTTCTCTCAAGATTTCTATTCTGGCGATGATGGTTGTAGCTTTTTTTTCAAGCGCGACAACCTTAACGAGAGCACAAGACCAATCTACTTCTTGTGCATCTAAGTTAGTACCATGTCAAGCCTACCTCAGCACCACAACCCAGCCACCAGACAGCTGCTGCAACTCCATCAAAGAAGCGGTTGCAAATGAGCTTCCTTGTCTTTGCAAACTCTATAACGACCCCAATTTGTTTCAGAGTTTGGGTATAAATGTCACTCAGGCTCTCCTGCTCAGCCAGAGATGCGGTGTCACCACTGATCTCACTAGTTGCAGCG CTCCAGCTCCAACGCCAACTGGTTCAg TTCCTGGAAACGATGGAAATAATGGTGGTAGCAGGATGCCATTGTCGACTGGACTTTCAGGCTTGCTCGTATTATTGGTCGCGTCTCTCCTGCATTAG
- the LOC133698675 gene encoding non-specific lipid transfer protein GPI-anchored 7 isoform X1, translated as MASSLKISILAMMVVAFFSSATTLTRAQDQSTSCASKLVPCQAYLSTTTQPPDSCCNSIKEAVANELPCLCKLYNDPNLFQSLGINVTQALLLSQRCGVTTDLTSCSAPAPTPTGSAVPGNDGNNGGSRMPLSTGLSGLLVLLVASLLH; from the exons ATGGCTTCTTCTCTCAAGATTTCTATTCTGGCGATGATGGTTGTAGCTTTTTTTTCAAGCGCGACAACCTTAACGAGAGCACAAGACCAATCTACTTCTTGTGCATCTAAGTTAGTACCATGTCAAGCCTACCTCAGCACCACAACCCAGCCACCAGACAGCTGCTGCAACTCCATCAAAGAAGCGGTTGCAAATGAGCTTCCTTGTCTTTGCAAACTCTATAACGACCCCAATTTGTTTCAGAGTTTGGGTATAAATGTCACTCAGGCTCTCCTGCTCAGCCAGAGATGCGGTGTCACCACTGATCTCACTAGTTGCAGCG CTCCAGCTCCAACGCCAACTGGTTCAg CAGTTCCTGGAAACGATGGAAATAATGGTGGTAGCAGGATGCCATTGTCGACTGGACTTTCAGGCTTGCTCGTATTATTGGTCGCGTCTCTCCTGCATTAG
- the LOC133677831 gene encoding FAM10 family protein At4g22670-like yields the protein MDATTVEELKQFIEQCKSSPSILADPSLFFFRDYLESLGAKLPASAHKKSYVVEDSDEEMEEKEESQVEPQVEEEEEEEEIIESDLELEGDTVDPDNDPPQKMGDPSVEVTEECRDASQEAKAKAMEALSQGKLEEAIEHLTEAISLNPTSAIMYATRATVYIKMKKPNAAIRDANAALEINPDSAKGYKSRGMAQAMLGQWEDAAKDLHLASKLDYDEEISSVLKKVEPNAHRIEEHRRKYERLHKERGDRKAELERQRRRAKAQAEYEKAKKQEQSSSSRKPGGMPGGFPGGMPGGFPGAMPGGMPGGFPGAMPGGMPGGFPGAMPGGMPGNVDFSKILNDPELMAAFSDPEIMAALQDVMKNPANLAKHQANPKVAPTIAKMMGKFAGPQ from the exons ATGGACGCAACAACAGTAGAGGAATTGAAGCAATTTATTGAACAGTGCAAATCCAGTCCATCCATCCTCGCCGAtccttcccttttcttcttccgcGACTACCTCGAAag TCTCGGCGCTAAGCTCCCCGCTTCCGCTCACAAGAAGAGCTATGTTGTCGAGGACAGTGATGAAGAAATGGAGGAGAAGGAAGAGTCACAAGTAGAACCTCAAgtcgaggaggaggaggaggaggaggagattaTTGAATCCGATCTTGAGCTCGAAGGCGACACTGTTGACCCTGATAATGATCCTCCACAGAAG ATGGGAGACCCGTCGGTAGAGGTTACAGAGGAATGTCGCGATGCTTCTCAAGAGGCCAAGGCTAAAGCCATGGAAGCTCTCTCTCAAG GTAAACTTGAGGAAGCGATTGAACATTTGACAGAAGCAATTTCTCTCAATCCTACATCAGCAATCATGTATGCCACAAGAG CTACTGTTTACATCAAAATGAAGAAGCCCAATGCTGCTATCCGGGATGCTAATGCAGCTCTTGAG ATTAACCCGGATTCAGCTAAGGGATACAAGTCTCGTGGCATGGCACAGGCAATGCTTGGTCAGTGGGAAGATGCTGCCAAGGATCTTCACCTGGCATCGAAGTTAGATTATGATGAGGAGATAAGTTCTGTACTTAAGAAG GTTGAACCAAATGCACACAGGATTGAGGAACACCGCAGGAAGTATGAAAGGCTACACAAAGAGAGGGGGGATAGAAAAGCTGAGCTTGAGAGGCAACGCCGTCGTGCTAAAGCTCAG GCTGAGTATGAGAAGGCCAAGAAGCAAGAGCAGTCATCTTCCAGTAGAAAACCTGGAGGCATGCCAGGTGGATTTCCAGGTGGGATGCCGGGAGGTTTCCCAGGTGCCATGCCTGGGGGAATGCCTGGAGGTTTCCCAGGTGCCATGCCAGGAGGGATGCCTGGAGGTTTCCCCGGTGCCATGCCAGGAGGGATGCCTGGAAATGTTGATTTTAGCAAAATATTGAAT GACCCTGAATTGATGGCCGCATTTAGTGATCCAGAAATCATGGCTGCACTTCAAGATG TAATGAAGAACCCAGCTAATCTTGCTAAGCATCAAGCAAACCCCAAGGTGGCTCCTACAATTGCAAAGATGATGGGCAAATTTGCAGGACCTCAATGA